In Zea mays cultivar B73 chromosome 7, Zm-B73-REFERENCE-NAM-5.0, whole genome shotgun sequence, the following proteins share a genomic window:
- the LOC100282962 gene encoding protein binding protein, which yields MPPSSPGGGSQRNQANPSMASAAAVVSLNVGGEIFQTTTATLSRAGASSPLASLGPSSPSAPHFLDGDPRLFAQLLSFLRHGRLLAPSYPSATLLAEARHFALDGALLASLSPASAFAPLSLRPSALLPLTGRVAPSAVALCPSPPHPVSLVAAHGGVVTCFDAALASRTSVLTPLPAVDSLAAVSPVLALAGARDFHGVHLCRFSDDASAGCTDPNVLSWPGSPSATVLSMATTTASEAPSPPWLFSSFESARRNSSAVVVFDLNSLSPVVEIGRKEVFGADIEAAIPASKLAWLGGHSLLLAAGSHSGPAGVVGDIRLWDVRASATVPVWEVREKEDCFADVAASDALSAVFKVGAASSEVFMADLRRLGNGGGVGLEPWVCIGDGQKAAAAASSGRKERNGCRIECYCSWVFVARGADVEVWSQVGLAPEAGGKKVMRRNWVGSELSTKPKIVSWAFGGSRMALARADQLSVEIWDSATAAIGANP from the coding sequence ATGCCACCGTCGAGCCCAGGAGGCGGAAGTCAACGTAACCAAGCGAACCCATCCATGGCCTCCGCTGCTGCCGTCGTCTCCCTCAACGTCGGCGGCGAGATCTTCCAGACCACCACCGCCACACTTTCCCGCGCCGGCGCCTCCTCCCCGCTTGCCTCCCTCGGTCCCTCCTCCCCGTCTGCTCCGCACTTCCTCGACGGCGACCCGCGCCTCTTTGCCCAACTCCTATCCTTCCTCCGCCATGGCCGCCTCCTTGCTCCGTCCTATCCCTCAGCCACGCTCCTCGCTGAGGCGCGCCACTTCGCGCTCGATGGCGCCCTCCTCGCTTCTCTCTCCCCGGCCTCCGCCTTTGCCCCGCTCTCGCTGCGCCCTTCCGCGCTCCTCCCGCTCACCGGCCGCGTCGCGCCCTCCGCCGTAGCGCTGTGCCCCTCGCCGCCTCACCCGGTCTCCCTCGTCGCCGCACACGGTGGGGTCGTCACCTGCTTCGACGCCGCGCTCGCCTCCCGCACCAGCGTCCTCACGCCGCTGCCCGCCGTTGACTCGCTCGCCGCGGTGTCCCCCGTCCTCGCCCTCGCCGGCGCCCGCGACTTCCACGGGGTCCACCTCTGCCGGTTCTCCGACGACGCCTCCGCCGGCTGTACTGATCCGAATGTGCTTTCGTGGCCGGGATCGCCCTCCGCCACCGTGCTGTCCATGGCCACTACGACCGCGTCAGAAGCACCGTCGCCACCCTGGCTCTTCTCCAGCTTCGAGTCAGCGCGGCGGAACTCGAGTGCCGTGGTGGTGTTCGACCTCAATTCCTTGTCTCCTGTGGTGGAAATCGGGCGGAAGGAGGTGTTCGGCGCGGACATCGAGGCTGCGATCCCAGCGAGCAAGCTCGCGTGGCTTGGTGGGCACAGCCTCCTTCTCGCCGCTGGCTCTCACTCTGGCCCGGCCGGGGTAGTGGGGGACATACGTCTCTGGGATGTCCGGGCGAGCGCCACGGTGCCAGTGTGGGAGGTCAGGGAGAAGGAGGATTGCTTTGCTGATGTTGCGGCGTCTGACGCACTGTCAGCGGTGTTCAAGGTGGGTGCAGCATCCAGTGAGGTGTTCATGGCTGACCTGAGGAGGCTTGGTAACGGTGGTGGCGTTGGATTGGAGCCATGGGTGTGCATTGGCGATGGACAGAAGGCGGCTGCAGCCGCATCATCTGGAAGGAAAGAGAGGAATGGTTGTAGAATTGAGTGCTACTGCAGTTGGGTGTTTGTGGCACGGGGCGCGGACGTCGAGGTGTGGAGTCAGGTGGGATTGGCACCAGAAGCCGGTGGAAAGAAGGTGATGAGGAGGAATTGGGTTGGCAGTGAACTATCCACAAAGCCCAAGATTGTGAGCTGGGCATTTGGTGGCAGCAGGATGGCATTGGCCAGAGCTGATCAGCTGTCTGTGGAGATATGGGATAGTGCTACAGCAGCAATTGGCGCAAACCCCTGA